GATTGCATTGCGAGCAGAGATTGAGTGTTGAGATGATGTGTGGGAAGGCTAGGAGGATGGAACTAAGCATGGAGTTATCTGCAGTAGGTACCCTAGGAGTAGTCATGCCAACACATGACATGGTTGAGAGCAGATAGATGATTCAATCACGTGCAACAAAGACTGGAGATGGCTCTAATAAGGAGGGAAACTTTGGTCAAGGTTTAAGCGCCTGTTGAGAGGATGGGAGGAGGCTCTAGGACTTGTATGGAGTTGGTTAGAAGGGATATGAGGGCTGTTCAATCCAGAAAGAAATTAGCAGGTACAGTATGGGCATCTCCAAAATAAATTGGAGATGGCTCTCCCTTCAAATGGTTGTTTTAAATTAAAGTTTGATGGAATTCCATTGGTAATCCCAGCCTAGTGTGTGGGTATGTCTGGGAATTCCATTGGCAAGTGCAGGGGCATTTTAAGGTATCATGACAGAAATTGCATTCTAAAATTTTCCATTCCTACAGGCATTGCCACTTTTAGTTTGGTGGAGGCGGTGTTGATGCTTCAAGGTGTAAAGATAGCTGCTGATAGTGGCTTCTCTCTGTTGATCATTGAGGTGATTCGGCTAACACTATTATAAGTTGGGGATCTTTGGGGTTGGTGGATGGGAGGTGTGAATATCATGGATGAAATTTGGGAGATTTGCTTTGGATTAACTGTAGGATGCTGTCAGATTCGAGATGAGGCCAATCAAGAAGCAAATATTTTGGCCAAAGTGGAGGTTGCAAGGGATGCTCTTCTTATTTCTGATAGGCCTTGTTAATGGGGATTAATCTTGGAATTTCCTTTTGAGTGTTGGTTTGTAATTTTGGCCTCTTCATCGCTTGTATTttcctctttccttctctttttaacAAAAAATGATGCTATccatccaaaataaaaataaaatctggaaGTATCCGGAGGTCTGTGAATCTAGGCTTGGAATTGGATTACTACCCCCCCCCCCTCCTGGCGCGTATAACAGTCtcgttcaattttattttattttctaactGACACTAACTGTGcatcaaaaagaaagaaaaagatttaaTTTATCCTTGTTTTTCTATAGCACGGGTTATACTAGTAttgtatttgtttatttatttgtgtTATGTATTCCCATGTTGCTTCCCCGGGCATGGTGAAAGTTAAGTATTTATTCTTTGGAAGCTCTACTAGTTGAACTCCTTTTGAGGCCATTGacattgttgtttcattactCTTTCTTGGATGAGTGCAATGGATTTATTTTTAGTGCAGGGTTCTCTCTCATTTCCACTGTTGAGTAGCTGAGCTTTAGAAGGAACCTTGAACATGATTTTGTATCTCATTATAGTTTTGGTAATTGGTAAAACATTGGTCTGTTTTCAGGTTCATCCTGAAGGAAAATATGTTGTCGATATTGATAAGAACATTGATATAACAAAAATCACGCCATCCACTAGAGTTGCTCTTCGCAATGATAGCTACGTGCTCCACTTAATATTGCCTAGCAAAGTTGATCCTTTGGTCAATCTTATGAAAGTGGAGAAGGTTCCTGATTCTACATATGACATGATTGGTGGCCTTGACCAGCAAATCAAAGAGATAAAAGAGGTTGGTGGTTTTACAAAGCAtaagtttgttttgttttgtttttcttctttaccaTGAGTGCCCTGACTCTTCAAGTTAATTTGTCTTTTAGATCATTAATTTGTTTAAATGACCACTGTCAACTATCTTAATCTTTTCAGGTCATTGAGCTTCCAATCAAACATCCTGAACTATTTGAGAGTCTTGGAATAGCTCAACCAAAGGTATTtttcataatattatattattgttGTCTTTTCTTTCATCTGTTGTCTGTGTTGTGCTGGTTGTTAAGCATTGCTTGTGACCGGAAGTCTATTTAGAATGGAAAGTTGATTCTGGTTCTCTGGATTGCATCCAGGGAGTCTTGCTTTATGGGCCACCTGGTACGGGTAAAACTCTGCTGGCAAGAGCAGTGGCACATCATACGGACTGTACCTTCATCAGAGTTTCTGGTTCTGAATTGGTTCAGAAATACATTGGAGAGGGCTCTAGAATGGTTAGAGAACTCTTTGTCATGGCGAGGTTTGTTCTGATATCTTTCTGCTTGAGTAATTAAACTGCTTGTGGACCTCATGAGTTTCCAGTGTAGGAGAACCTGGTGATGAGGAGATGCTTCTGTGCATCTGCAAGCAGCAAACACGTGTATTCTACGTGTGCCAAAGTAGCGCATATGTGAGAGATCCTGGCTGTTCAACGGGCAATCCTCGTGGAAATTTGCCCTGGTGCAAAATCAGGGTGGTTCACTAAACGGGAGGACCACAGATGTACGTTGATGCAGACTTTTGCCTATCCATTTCTAACTGTCCTGTTCGTGTACGCGTGTTGCCCACCCGATGATTGGGCTGGCCaatctgatgaatggcccagattcgATATGTACGCCACTTTGCCACATATAGGGCACTTGCAGACGCGCAGCTACAAGAAGCATTCTGCCCTTGCAATTACATGTTTTAtggtctttttttgtttttttgacaATTACATCAAAATTTTAAGTTCTCTCCCCAAAAATTAATAGCTAGACCAATAAgaatgaaaaaaggaaaaagagaaagaagaaaaggattcAAGGGACAGCCTGGGAAATGACATCCACCTTAGCTTTCCTAAACAACTTGTCTGGACACAACTGGCATTCAGGAAGTATCTCTTGTTATGCTTGGCACATAATGGCCATAACATGGTGAGGAAAGATGATCTCCTCAGAATTCTCCCTTTAAGGCCAGCCCATcgcgcgccccccccccccccccccaaaaaaaaataaaaatttatggtTGTTTCTAAATGCTTTCTTCAGAGCTTGTCCACCTTGAGTAATGATTGATCCGTTTGATGAGACCCAATCAATATTGTTGCTTTTCCAGCTTCTTATCCCGGGCATAGTGAAGCCCTAATGAATACACTTTGACGGATGACGCACCCCCTTATATAAGGCCCGTTAGAGTCCGTTAGTTTGCTGAAAAACGATTATTACGTCAAAGGCGCTAGCGCATTTTACATAATAAGCGTCTTTCAGCTCGTCATGTTGGCATTAGTGTTGAACCTCAGAAGACCAAGGCCATCCGTCGATATGCCTTCTCCCAAGAATCTGAGAGAACTACAAAGTTTTATTGGACGTCGatatgccccccccccccccaaaaaaaaaaaaaaaaattaaaaaaagaaaaggaaaaaaagggctTCTATAGATCCTGGCTTCACCCAGTTCTATTACATTGTTAAGTGCTGCAATCTCTAACATGCctaaatatttataaatatttatatgaATTATTGAAGTAGTGGTCGTGCCTAATGCATATTTCTGGGAAGAATGATTCCAAATTGAGTGATGGCAGAACATCATATTTTTATCATTTCAGTTTATGCATATTAGTCTTCTTGCTCTATTGTTATAGGGAACATGCCCCATCCATCATCTTCATGGATGAGATTGATAGTATTGGATCTGCTCGTATGGAATCCGGGACTGGCAATGGCGACAGTGAAGTTCAGCGAACTATGCTTGAGCTTCTCAATCAACTCGATGGATTTGAAGCATCCAACAAGATCAAGgtatttctatattacttagacatGAAGTTGATGGAAATAGCCATTGGGTAAACAAGACCTATTGAAGTTAGAATGTGTTGTCACAATGTTCTGAAATAAAAAATGCTCTTCTTCATAGGTTCTGATGGCTACAAATCGCATAGATATTCTCGATCAAGCTCTCCTCCGTCCTGGCCGGATTGACAGGAAGATTGAGTTTCCAAATCCCAACGAAGAGGTACAGACTACTCATTGCCCTCCCAAAATACCAGCTTCTGCTGCCatgattccatttttttttttcttttagttttccttttttaatgGTAATACCATGATTCCATTAGCACCACATTAATCAGTTTTATATTGTTAGTCTGTTTAATTAAATCTTTTGTGCATTTGAGGTCTCgggtgatcgcatatgccatttagAGACCATGGACTGCATATGCAACAGTGGCGTATGCAATTTTTGTACCATTAAGCATTATGCGATCACACAAAGAAGTTGATGATGATTTGCTCTCTCCAATGAGGACAGATGATAGGGGTCGTGTTTATGTGTTTGAGGAGATTGATCAAGGTT
This region of Magnolia sinica isolate HGM2019 chromosome 1, MsV1, whole genome shotgun sequence genomic DNA includes:
- the LOC131255677 gene encoding 26S proteasome regulatory subunit 8 homolog A-like gives rise to the protein MATAAIETPQQQQADEICSSPAAATKMVKQGEGLRQYYLQHIHDLQLQVRQKTHNLNRLEAQRNDLNSKVRMLREELQLLQEPGSYVGEVVKVMGKSKVLVKVHPEGKYVVDIDKNIDITKITPSTRVALRNDSYVLHLILPSKVDPLVNLMKVEKVPDSTYDMIGGLDQQIKEIKEVIELPIKHPELFESLGIAQPKGVLLYGPPGTGKTLLARAVAHHTDCTFIRVSGSELVQKYIGEGSRMVRELFVMAREHAPSIIFMDEIDSIGSARMESGTGNGDSEVQRTMLELLNQLDGFEASNKIKVLMATNRIDILDQALLRPGRIDRKIEFPNPNEESRLDILKIHSRRMNLMRGIDLKKIAEKMNGASGAELKAVCTEAGMFALRERRVHVTQEDFEMAVAKVMKKETEKNMSLRKLWK